The Gemmatimonadaceae bacterium DNA segment CCCGCCGCCGGAAGATCCGCAAACGACACCGGACAATTCAGTCTTGCAGGCGCACAGCCTAAGACGGCGCTCTACCAGAACCGGGCCGGAGATTGGGGTGTGCCAAGCGGGCGGATGCCGACGAACCGGATACTTAAACCGCCTACGCTCGGTCTCGATGACCTTGCTTACAACGAACACTTCTGCGCGCTCCTTGCACGCGAACTCGGCATGCCCGCCGCGGTTACTCGAGTCCAAGACTTCGGGGACGAAGTCGCGATTGTTGTCGACCGGTATGATCGCGAAGAAATAGGCGACACACTGATTCGCGTTCATCAGGAGGATCTATGTCAGGCCCTTGGAGTGCTTCCGACGAGGAAATACGAAGTGGACGGCGGGCCGACCGTATCCGCGATTTATGAAGTCATCCGAGAATCGTCCACGAACCCTGATGAGGATTGCATGCGGTTCTTTGACGCGATCTCGCTTAACTGGCTGCTCGCTGCGACCGATGGTCACGCCAAGAACTACTCAATACTGCACGCGGCCGGACCACAACTCAGACTCGCACCGTTGTACGACATCATTACCATTCTTCCGTATCCTCAACTCAACTACGATACGAGCAGGTTAGCGATGTCGGTCGGCGGGGAGCGTCAGATAAGCGCGATCGCCGCAACCCACTGGCTCCGTCTTGCCCGGATTCTCGGCCTGAATCCAGAATACGCCGTGAATCGAGTCCGTGAACTCGCCATGCGCATCCCTGCTGCCGTCGACGCCCTCAATTCACAGGTTCATCCCAGCGCCTACATGAAAACGCTCGTGGCGCGACTTGGTGATTCTGTGGTCAGCCATGCCCGGCGTTGCCTTGAACGTCTGTGAGCATGTCAAGGGGGCGAGATTGCTCCAACCCAGCGGAACGGAAAAAATCCTTCCGGCTGCTGGCATTCCGGCCGTCGGCAGCCGGCTGAAACGGAACGAATGCTTAACGCCCGCAGCCGGCAGCCGGCAGCATCAGTTCCGCAACGGCCGGGGGCCGACGGCCGGCGAGCCAAAAGCCGGAAGGATTTGTTTCCTGAGCGCCAGCGCGGCGAAGGCGGCTCCGGGACTTTCCTCGGGTGTCAAGGAAGCGTCAACTCTTTACGGCAACGACTTCGAGGCCGCCGATCCCGCTGAAGTCAGCCGGGTTGCAGGTGAACAGTGGCAGCCCATTCGCAATCGCCGTTGCGGCAATCATTGCATCATACGACCGCGCGGCAGGCTTGCGACCTGAGCCCCGCAGCGATGCGGCCACTCGGCCAAACGCTCGTGCTGCACTCGCGTCGAATGGCAACGGCTCGAAGTCTGACTCTGCCTGCTGAAGGTGGGCCTGTCGAGCGGCACGCTCGTCGTCGCTTGCCGCCACGAGCGGACCAACCGAAAGCTCGGCGAGCGTCACCGCGGTAATGAGCGGCTCCGCCGGAAGCACGCTGGCATCCTCGATTCGCGGCAGCAGAATGACAGTGTTCGTGTCGAG contains these protein-coding regions:
- a CDS encoding type II toxin-antitoxin system VapC family toxin, which produces MTEPITRHSRGILDTNTVILLPRIEDASVLPAEPLITAVTLAELSVGPLVAASDDERAARQAHLQQAESDFEPLPFDASAARAFGRVAASLRGSGRKPAARSYDAMIAATAIANGLPLFTCNPADFSGIGGLEVVAVKS
- a CDS encoding type II toxin-antitoxin system HipA family toxin → MAAKSRLTKSARVRLVALLNGNVVGHVYQMGNGRLAFVYDEEWRTGDFAYPLSLSMPLLAREHSDRAIRAYLWGLLPDNPDVLAWWAKRYGVSRYRIVDLLAHVGEDCAGAIQFTVPERTQELVGATTLVDELSLVQWMDETELESRLRDLRLNPAAGRSANDTGQFSLAGAQPKTALYQNRAGDWGVPSGRMPTNRILKPPTLGLDDLAYNEHFCALLARELGMPAAVTRVQDFGDEVAIVVDRYDREEIGDTLIRVHQEDLCQALGVLPTRKYEVDGGPTVSAIYEVIRESSTNPDEDCMRFFDAISLNWLLAATDGHAKNYSILHAAGPQLRLAPLYDIITILPYPQLNYDTSRLAMSVGGERQISAIAATHWLRLARILGLNPEYAVNRVRELAMRIPAAVDALNSQVHPSAYMKTLVARLGDSVVSHARRCLERL